One genomic window of Salvia miltiorrhiza cultivar Shanhuang (shh) chromosome 4, IMPLAD_Smil_shh, whole genome shotgun sequence includes the following:
- the LOC131023695 gene encoding NADPH-dependent pterin aldehyde reductase → MSTPLPPPAANAMNIVAGAAPINLKKVLITGVSRGLGKALALELAKRGHTVIGCSRSPEKLSALQSELASASDGKSNADKHICMNVDVRSNRSVEELARAVVAKKAVPDIIVNNAGTINRNNKIWEVPEDEFDTVIDTNIKGTTNVLRNFIPIMIENKHGIIVNMSSGWGRSAAAQVAPYCASKWAVEGLTRSVAKELPPGIAVVALNPGVINTEMLQSCFGTSASLYPTPESWAPRAATLILHLTTADNGAPLTV, encoded by the exons ATGAGCACACCTCTACCGCCGCCCGCCGCGAACGCCATGAACATCGTTGCAGGCGCCGCTCCCATTAATCTCAAGAAAGTGCTGATTACGGGGGTGAGCCGCGGCCTCGGTAAAGCCCTAGCACTGGAATTGGCCAAGCGCGGCCACACCGTAATCGGCTGCTCCCGCTCGCCGGAAAAGCTTTCAGCTCTCCAGTCCGAGCTAGCCTCCGCCTCGGACGGCAAGAGCAACGCTGACAAGCACATCTGCATGAATGTTGACGTG AGGTCTAATCGTAGTGTTGAGGAGTTGGCGCGTGCCGTGGTGGCGAAGAAGGCTGTACCTGATATTATTG TGAACAATGCTGGGACGATAAATAGGAACAATAAAATATGGGAGGTTCCAGAAGATGAATTTGACACTGTCATTGATACGAACATCAAGGGTACCACAAATGTACTACGCAACTTCATTCCAATTATGATCGAGAATAAGCATGGGATAATTGTCAACATGTCATCTGGATGGGGAAGATCTGCTGCTGCACAG GTGGCTCCTTATTGTGCTTCAAAGTGGGCAGTAGAGGGTTTGACAAGGTCAGTTGCGAAGGAGCTGCCTCCTGGAATTGCTGTTGTTGCGCTCAATCCTGGTGTAATTAACACCGAGATGCTTCAATCATGTTTTGGCACTTCAGCTTCTCTATACCCGACACCTGAATCAtg GGCACCTAGGGCAGCTACTCTGATTCTCCACCTTACAACGGCTGACAATGGTGCACCGCTCACCGTGTGA
- the LOC131023703 gene encoding BEL1-like homeodomain protein 1 isoform X2 yields the protein MKALNKSLGEDQGSELPRLRFVDRQQVGMLHNNAWRPQRGLPERAVSVLRAWLFQHFLHPYLKNSDKQMLAKQTGLTRIQDGKLNSLEDKQVRVLLQMRCSCLGSLWLFMIGSLGSIQ from the exons ATGAAGGCCTTGAACAAGAGCTTGGGGGAGGACCAAGGTTCGGAGCTGCCGAGGCTGAGGTTTGTGGATCGGCAGCAGGTAGGGATGCTGCACAACAATGCGTGGAGACCGCAGAGAGGGCTGCCTGAGAGAGCTGTCTCGGTGCTTCGTGCTTGGCTCTTTCAACACTTTCTTCATCc GTACCTTAAGAACTCGGATAAGCAAATGCTTGCTAAGCAAACAGGGCTTACCAGGATTCAG GATGGTAAGCTGAATTCACTAGAAGACAAGCAG GTTCGGGTTTTGCTTCAAATGAGATGTTCTTGTTTGGGCAGTTTGTGGCTTTTTAT GATAGGAAGCTTGGGATCAATTCAATGA
- the LOC131023703 gene encoding BEL1-like homeodomain protein 1 isoform X1, with translation MKALNKSLGEDQGSELPRLRFVDRQQVGMLHNNAWRPQRGLPERAVSVLRAWLFQHFLHPYLKNSDKQMLAKQTGLTRIQDGKLNSLEDKQVRVLLQMRCSCLGSLWLFISIIFSTCVMF, from the exons ATGAAGGCCTTGAACAAGAGCTTGGGGGAGGACCAAGGTTCGGAGCTGCCGAGGCTGAGGTTTGTGGATCGGCAGCAGGTAGGGATGCTGCACAACAATGCGTGGAGACCGCAGAGAGGGCTGCCTGAGAGAGCTGTCTCGGTGCTTCGTGCTTGGCTCTTTCAACACTTTCTTCATCc GTACCTTAAGAACTCGGATAAGCAAATGCTTGCTAAGCAAACAGGGCTTACCAGGATTCAG GATGGTAAGCTGAATTCACTAGAAGACAAGCAG GTTCGGGTTTTGCTTCAAATGAGATGTTCTTGTTTGGGCAGTTTGTGGCTTTTTAT CTCTATTATTTTCTCGACTTGTGTTATGTTTTGA